CGTGAAGCCACGTATTCGTCAGCGACGGTTTCCTGATTAGAAGCTGAGTAGTCACCGTTTAGAAGTGACTTGCTGAGTTGATACTTACCATAATAGTTCCCGTTAGATGCGGTATAGGAGCCACCGGATTCCTTGTTGGCAATCCAGGCTTTTGCGGCAGCTTCAGCACTACTTGATGTGCTAGTTGTTGATGAACTGCTGCTAGTACTCGTTGTGGTGCTGCTTGAAGTGGTAGCACTACTGCTGGCTGCCGTACTTGTGCTGGCGGCACTGGAAGCAGTGGTGTTGCTCAACTTCGTCATAGATGCGGAAGTGGCGGTTGAACTTGACGCCGTGCTAGCTTGGCTCGTTGCAGAGCTTGAAGTGGCACTGCTAGTTGACGAACTGGCGGCACTACTTGAGGCCGCGCTGGCGGTTGACGTGCTGGTCACGCTACTTGAAGCAGCACTTGTGCTTGATGAGCTGGCAGCACTACTTGAGGCGACACTTGTCGTTGACGAACTGGTAGCCGTGCTAGCTGCTGACGTACTTGTACTGCTGCTAACGGATGCGCTGCTGGCACTTTGGGTGCTAGTACTGTTGGCCGTTGAACTGGCAGTACTGGTCGAACTAGCCGTACTTGAAGCAGCACTAGTTGGTACTTGGGTAGTAACCGTGGTTGCGTGGTGTTTGCCGTTGACTTCCAGTTTGTCACCGATATAGATCAAGTTAACGTTCTTTAAATGGTTGGCTTTTTGAATCGCTTTGATGGTCGTCTTATGCGTTAAAGCAATTTCACTGACAGTATCGCCAGCTTTAACGACAACGGTATCGGCATTAGCAACGGTAGTACCTAAAGCTAACAGACCGGTAGCTGCCAATGAAGTTAATAGGGCATTTTTAATTTTCATAAGTTAATCAGTCACTCCTATAAAAGTTGTGTTGTTATTTCGATTGAATGATGATTAGTATACCGACCGCAGATTGCAAAGCAATAAATAACAGATTACGGTTTGAGCCAATTTTGTAATAAAGTAACATGGTGTAACAAGTTAACACTTTCATCATGTTTTCGCCACATTATCATCACACTCGCGGTAAAATTCAGAAGGTAACTTAAAAAATGGTTTAAAGCTGTGAGCGATATTCTTATTAATTCAGTAAAATTTGTTATAATCGAGACCGTTAAGCAGAACGTCGTGTAAGGGAGCGAGTAATAATGTATTATTTTGTGAATACCAGCATTAACCCGAAAAAATCGGGAATTGAACATGCTGAGATGAAACGGCTGGCACTTTTTAACCAGCATCACGTTCCTGCTAAGATGGTCACGCGATTTTTTTCATTATCGTTACACCAGACACTGACAGCAGCAGGGATTGCGGCTGAAAATCAAATTAATCTGTTTGATTTCATTCAGCATTCCAGTGAACGGCCAACGACTAAGATGACGATTGAAGATCTGCATCTAGCACCGGACTTGCGGGTGCAATCCGTTGGGCGTCATTATGAAGTTTATCAAAATGACCAATTATTAATGAAGGTCAATACATTTCTGAACACTCAAAAACAACTGAACAATGTCCAATATTATGATCAAAATGGTAAGTTAGTGAAGACCGATTGGTACGATACCCGGGGATTTA
This Lactiplantibacillus plantarum DNA region includes the following protein-coding sequences:
- the apf gene encoding aggregation-promoting factor, translated to MKIKNALLTSLAATGLLALGTTVANADTVVVKAGDTVSEIALTHKTTIKAIQKANHLKNVNLIYIGDKLEVNGKHHATTVTTQVPTSAASSTASSTSTASSTANSTSTQSASSASVSSSTSTSAASTATSSSTTSVASSSAASSSSTSAASSSVTSTSTASAASSSAASSSTSSATSSSATSQASTASSSTATSASMTKLSNTTASSAASTSTAASSSATTSSSTTTSTSSSSSTTSTSSSAEAAAKAWIANKESGGSYTASNGNYYGKYQLSKSLLNGDYSASNQETVADEYVASRYGSWVAAKAFWEANGYY